The nucleotide window ACAGCGGCCAGGACCTGCGCGCCGGCCTCGTCTCCTTCCTGGAGACCTGGCGCGGCTCGGCCCTGCCCCGGACATGGTATTGCTGAGCGGACGGATGGCTCCAGATGAGGACTGACGCATGAAACTGACCCCGCGGGAAAAGGACAAGCTGCTGATCGCCATGGCGGCGGAGGTTGCCCGCAAGCGGCTCGCCCGCGGCGTCCTGCTCAACTATCCCGAGGCCGTGGCCCTGATCAGCGACTTCGTCGTCGAGGGGGCCCGCGACGGGCGCAGCGTCGCCGAGCTGATGAGCGCCGGCGGCCAGGTGCTGACCCGCGACCAGGTGATGCCCGGCATCGCCGAGATGATCCACGACGTGCAGGTCGAGGCGACCTTTCCCGACGGCACCAAGCTCGTCACCGTCCACCAGCCGATTCGCTGACAAGAGGAGCGCCGGATGATCCCGGGTGAACTGATGCCCGCCGAGGGCGATATCGAGCTGAATGCCGGCCGCCGCGTGCTGGAGATCGAGGTCGCCAACACCGGCGACCGTCCGGTCCAGGTCGGCTCCCACTATCATTTCGCC belongs to Stappia indica and includes:
- a CDS encoding urease subunit gamma; this encodes MKLTPREKDKLLIAMAAEVARKRLARGVLLNYPEAVALISDFVVEGARDGRSVAELMSAGGQVLTRDQVMPGIAEMIHDVQVEATFPDGTKLVTVHQPIR